In Bacteroidales bacterium, the genomic window GTTAGTCAGCGTTTTGAGCGTATAGAGAACGATGTACACAACATAAAAAAAGAACTTGGAGAAATAAAGCTGCAACTTAATACTTCTTTAACACCAGCATATGGAATTTTCTATGACGGGCAAATTTTCGATGCGTATGCTTTTGTATCAGGAATTATAAAATCGGCAAAACAAAAGATAGTTTTAATTGATAATTACATTGACGAAAGTGTTTTGCTTTTACTATCAAAACGAGACAAAGACGTAAAGGCAACAGTATTCACTAAAAATATCTCTAAGCAATTGGAACTTGATGTTAAAAAGCACAATCAACAGTATTCTGAAATAGAAATTAAATTATTTGATAAATCTCACGACAGATTTCTAATTATTGACAACCAGATAGTCTATCACATCGGTGCTTCCATAAAGGATTTAGGGAAAAAATGGGTGGCTTTTTCTAAAATGGACATACAAAGTTTTGAAATATTACAAAAACTT contains:
- a CDS encoding virulence RhuM family protein; the protein is MKNEIIIYQNEDSSVKIEVRIENDTVWLNIEQISKLFGRDRTVINRHINNIFKEGELKKEEVCAYFAHTTQHGALKGKVQTKNLEYYNLDVIISVGYRVKSQRGIQFRIWANKVLKEYLLKGYAVSQRFERIENDVHNIKKELGEIKLQLNTSLTPAYGIFYDGQIFDAYAFVSGIIKSAKQKIVLIDNYIDESVLLLLSKRDKDVKATVFTKNISKQLELDVKKHNQQYSEIEIKLFDKSHDRFLIIDNQIVYHIGASIKDLGKKWVAFSKMDIQSFEILQKL